In a single window of the Flavivirga spongiicola genome:
- the trmD gene encoding tRNA (guanosine(37)-N1)-methyltransferase TrmD, with protein MRIDIITVLPELIKSPFEASILKRAIKAGLVEVHFHNLRDYTTDNYKSIDDTQFGGGAGMVMMVEPIDKCISALKTERNYDEVIYMTPDGETLKQGIANQISLKENIIILCGHYKGVDQRVRDHFITREISIGDYVLSGGELGAAVLCDAVIRLIPGVLGNETSALTDSFQDNLLAPPIYTKPRDYKGWKVPELLFSGNLPEIEKWREEQAYQRTKERRPDLLDNQSNE; from the coding sequence ATGCGCATAGATATTATTACTGTTTTACCAGAATTAATTAAAAGTCCTTTTGAAGCCTCTATTTTAAAACGTGCCATTAAAGCTGGCTTGGTAGAAGTACATTTTCATAATTTACGAGATTATACTACTGATAATTATAAATCTATTGATGACACACAATTTGGTGGTGGGGCTGGTATGGTCATGATGGTAGAACCTATTGATAAATGTATTTCTGCTTTAAAGACAGAAAGAAATTATGATGAAGTTATTTATATGACTCCAGATGGTGAAACTTTAAAACAAGGCATTGCTAACCAAATATCTTTGAAAGAAAATATTATTATTCTATGCGGACATTATAAAGGTGTAGATCAACGTGTACGTGATCATTTTATAACTCGGGAGATTTCTATTGGTGACTACGTATTATCTGGTGGAGAATTAGGAGCTGCGGTACTTTGTGATGCTGTAATACGTTTAATTCCAGGCGTATTAGGAAACGAGACTTCTGCCCTAACCGATTCGTTTCAAGATAATTTATTAGCACCGCCTATTTATACGAAACCACGTGACTATAAAGGTTGGAAAGTCCCAGAGTTACTATTTAGTGGAAACCTCCCTGAGATTGAAAAGTGGCGTGAAGAGCAGGCCTACCAACGTACTAAAGAAAGACGACCAGACTTATTAGATAACCAAAGCAACGAATAG